A window of Garra rufa chromosome 6, GarRuf1.0, whole genome shotgun sequence genomic DNA:
GGCTGTGACACTACCACTGTCAGCGGTGTAGATATTGTCCTCAACCACAAACTTCAGGAGACCTCCTATGACAAGAAGTCTTACACAGCCTACATCAAGGACTACATGAAGGCGTAAGTCATTAAAATCATCTTGTTGTACTGTAAATATTGTGGTGAACTTGTATTTCCTGTAGTGTTATGACTAAAGTTTTTGCATCTTTGACAGCTCAGAGTCTTGTATTGTGGCCACCTGGGTTTCGAAATATTTAGATGCAAAATTAAATGTTCTCGCGCTTTCTTGCTTGCCCTATTAGTGGCATGTAGGATTGAATTGAGGACTACAAAACTTTCGTAAAAAACGCTGTACTTCGCAGTTTGCAACACTTAATGAAACCTAAATATTGTGCtaattgctttttttattaaCAGAGTGAAAGCCAAGCTACAGGAAACTGCACCTAATAGAGTAGACCCCTTCATGGCTAACGCACCAGCTGAGGTCAAGAAAATTCTAGGCAACATCAAAAATTATCAGGTGGGTTATAGTAATTGTTGGAACTGTTAATGTACTGTTTGCTCAAAAGTTTGCGATTGGTAAGATTCATGTTTTTGTAAAGAATTCTCAATCTAATGTACAGTGATATTCTGAAAATACAATTTACTTTTCTATTTAagtagtttaaaatgtaatttattccagctATTATTTAAGTCTACGGTTTCgcttgatttgctgctcaagaaacatttaatattagCATTGCAACtggcttcatatttttgtggaaaccgatTTTCAGGGtcctttgaagaatagaaagttcaaaagagcagcatttaatGTGTCCTTTCTGAAAGAAAGTCTTactcaccccaaacttttgaacagaaactGAAAACCCTCTTATGGACATGCATTACTGAGTAATTAGGACACCTTTGAAGGTTACAACCTATTCAGAAAAACATTCAGAGTATGTATCTTTGGGCTACAGCAAGCAGATTTGAGACCTAAATTTGTTTCTCAATGCCatattttctaagaattattGATATTAGCATTGGTTGTACAATTGCCACTCAATTTGTTAGTACTGGGAAAAAAACGTAATGTATAGTTTAGTGTCTTAACCAATCAAATATAGTTCTAAATCTCAAATTCAAGACATTTTGCATCAGTCTGCAGTGACTTAAATGGTTGGCTGACTAACTGGTTTCTCTCAACCTCCTACAGTTTTTCACTGGCGAATCCATGAACCCAGACGGCATTATTGGTCTCCTTGACTTCCGTGAGGATGGCGTCACACCATACATGCTTTTCTTTAAGGATGGTCTGGAGATTGAGAAATGCGTaagttttaagtgtttttgtgtagttgtgtaaatattagaATGCCCTACTCAAATTATTGCTTACAATAGTGCACATGTAGCATCCACTGATAGACCTGTTGCCGTAATTGGTGGCTCTAGGTTTGCATAAGGATGCAACAGTAATATTCCTTACAGTGTCTGGCCATCTAGAAGGTGGTTGGATAGAACTAAAATGAGGAGAACAGGACAATTGCATTAGCTTTTAAAAGAATTAAGGTCTTCAAAAAAAAAGATAGCTTTTTAGTAATGGAGGGCTTTTGTGAAATGTTGGTATTCGCTTGAAACAAAACTGATCcttttgtgtttctctttcctcACCATAGTAAACTTCCCAACAGTCTACAAGATGCCCCTCCAACTCTGGCCTCTGCTTGGTGGATTGGGCCCGTGAATTAAACCAGTCATTCCCCCTCATCCTTTCCATCAGGACCAGAGGCTCTTTTAACTTCACGAGGCCACTGTTTTCATTTCTTGATTGGCTTATGCGGTCTACGACGAGAAGACATGAACTATCCTTTCATGAAATTAAAAACAGGACTTTTAGCAAGCCAAACCGCAATTTGAAACTATTGTGGTAAAAGAAACTGAGTATTTTTGGGGGGGTTCTTTTATTTTTGTCATCGAGGTGAAGTTGACTGCTGGCTTCTCATTTGCTGTGCATGTCAGCTTCTTGTTTCAGCATCTGTACAGTTGTAATTTTCCCCGTTCCATATTGAATCACAGGATTGTATAGGATTTCTTGGCACCATTATTGAATAAAGTCGAGCTGCTGGCTAATTGGAGTTTTTGCTTGTGTTAACTGTTTTAACTTATCTTGTGTCAACTTAAGTTGCTCAACTTTCAATTCTGTAATTAGTCCCTTTCACACATACAGTCTTTACTGGTAAATAACTGTTATGAAACTGTGTAAATGGGACCTTTtcaaaataccagtaaatttGTTCCGGCAATTTACCAGTAAGGGTAGTTGTAATATTACCAGTAAATTGCCGGAATGATTCTGTGAACGCGGAATGATTACCGGTATGAGCACGTAAAACACGctgatgaaaaaaagaaaaaaaaaaagcctgctTTGGTCCAAATTGGCCAATCATGGCGTTCTTATGGAGATTACGTGATTTACTCCGAGCTGTTTACAAAGCTACGCTGCTTgtttaaatgagttttttt
This region includes:
- the tpt1 gene encoding translationally-controlled tumor protein homolog, whose product is MIIYKDIITGDEMFSDIYKIKESENGMMIEVEGKMISRAEGEIDEALIGGNASAEGQDEGCDTTTVSGVDIVLNHKLQETSYDKKSYTAYIKDYMKAVKAKLQETAPNRVDPFMANAPAEVKKILGNIKNYQFFTGESMNPDGIIGLLDFREDGVTPYMLFFKDGLEIEKC